A single region of the Streptomyces sp. NBC_00236 genome encodes:
- a CDS encoding lipid-transfer protein: MATLKDKAAIAGIGQTEFAKHLPESEKTLACRAITAALDDAGIAASEVDAFASYTMEETDEVEVAKAIGAGDVTFFSKVGYGGGGSCATLAHLAAAIATGQASVGVAWRSRKRGSGPRPWKNTAVQLPTPAQWTRPYGLLRPADEIGMLARRYMHEYGATRDHLFNVALACRNRANQNPAAVMFERPLTREMYMTSRWISEPLCLFDNCLETDGALACVIVSAERARDCRQKPVYLHSVAQGLPAQHHGMVNYWNDDPLTGPAWTAARQLWKQADFGPQDVDVAQIYDAFTPLIPLSLEGYGFCGRGEGAAFTEGGALESGGRLPINTGGGGLSEGYVHGFNLINEGVKQLRGISTAQVPDASTCLVTAGEGVPTSAVLLRN; encoded by the coding sequence GTGGCGACGCTCAAGGACAAGGCAGCGATAGCCGGTATCGGGCAGACGGAGTTCGCGAAACACCTGCCCGAGTCCGAGAAGACCCTGGCGTGCCGGGCGATCACCGCGGCGCTGGACGACGCGGGCATCGCCGCGTCGGAGGTGGACGCGTTCGCCTCGTACACGATGGAGGAGACCGACGAGGTCGAGGTCGCCAAGGCGATCGGCGCCGGTGACGTCACCTTCTTCAGCAAGGTGGGATACGGGGGTGGTGGTTCCTGCGCCACGCTCGCGCATCTCGCCGCCGCCATAGCCACCGGACAGGCGAGCGTGGGCGTCGCCTGGCGGTCGCGGAAGCGCGGGTCGGGACCGCGGCCCTGGAAGAACACCGCCGTGCAGCTGCCCACCCCCGCCCAGTGGACCCGGCCCTACGGGCTGCTGCGGCCCGCCGACGAGATCGGGATGCTGGCCCGGCGGTACATGCACGAGTACGGGGCGACCCGCGACCACCTCTTCAACGTCGCGCTCGCCTGCCGCAACCGGGCCAACCAGAACCCGGCCGCCGTGATGTTCGAGCGCCCGCTGACCCGCGAGATGTACATGACCTCGCGCTGGATCAGCGAACCGCTCTGCCTCTTCGACAACTGCCTGGAGACGGACGGCGCCCTGGCCTGCGTCATCGTCTCCGCCGAACGCGCCCGCGACTGCCGGCAGAAGCCCGTCTACCTCCACTCCGTCGCCCAGGGACTGCCCGCCCAGCACCACGGGATGGTCAACTACTGGAACGACGACCCGCTCACCGGACCCGCCTGGACGGCGGCCCGACAGCTCTGGAAGCAGGCCGACTTCGGGCCGCAGGACGTCGATGTGGCCCAGATCTACGACGCGTTCACCCCCCTCATCCCGCTCTCCCTGGAGGGCTACGGGTTCTGCGGGCGCGGCGAGGGCGCCGCGTTCACCGAGGGCGGGGCGCTGGAGAGCGGCGGGCGGCTGCCGATCAACACGGGCGGCGGCGGACTCAGCGAGGGATACGTGCACGGCTTCAACCTCATCAACGAGGGCGTGAAGCAGCTGCGCGGCATCTCCACCGCCCAGGTCCCCGACGCCTCGACCTGCCTGGTCACCGCCGGGGAGGGCGTCCCGACGTCCGCCGTACTGCTGAGGAACTGA
- a CDS encoding FadD3 family acyl-CoA ligase has product MRGDEEWSTVPNLVRAAAKRYGEREAVVEGRTRITYTELGERVERAAAACMASGVEPGDRVAVWAPNTLDWIVSALGAVTAGAVLVPLNTRFKGTEAAYVLERSRAKLLFVTGTFLGTSYVASLRRSEIELPHLERVVVLADTAPEADDYMTWKDFLASGEGTSAEQVRSRADAVPASAPSDIIYTSGTTGRPKGAVISHAQTLRCYAIWSELAGLREGDRYLIVNPFFHTFGYKAGIIACLMRGATMVPQPVFNVDTVLANIAAERISVLPGPPTLHQSLLDHPARSSHDLSALRLVVTGAAVVPLQLVERLRTELHIATVLTAYGLSEASGIVTMCRRGDPAEVIASTSGRAIPGTELRVLAAPGEPGEILVRGFHVMSGYFEDPETTAATITSDGWLHTGDVGILDEDGNLRITDRIKDMFIVGGFNAYPAEIEQLLGLHPDVADVAVIGVPDPRLGEVGKAYAVRRPGATVTADDLIAWSRREMANYKVPRAVEFVSELPRNASGKVVKGELRGR; this is encoded by the coding sequence ATGCGCGGCGACGAGGAATGGTCCACCGTCCCGAACCTGGTGCGGGCGGCGGCGAAACGGTACGGCGAGCGGGAGGCGGTCGTCGAGGGCCGCACCCGGATCACGTACACGGAGCTCGGCGAACGCGTGGAGCGGGCCGCCGCCGCGTGCATGGCCTCGGGCGTGGAGCCGGGGGACCGGGTCGCGGTCTGGGCGCCGAACACACTGGACTGGATCGTCTCCGCACTGGGCGCGGTGACCGCCGGCGCGGTCCTGGTCCCGCTGAACACGCGCTTCAAGGGCACGGAGGCGGCGTACGTCCTGGAGCGGAGCCGCGCGAAGCTGCTCTTCGTCACGGGCACCTTCCTCGGTACGTCGTACGTGGCGTCCCTGCGCCGGTCCGAGATCGAACTCCCGCACCTGGAGCGGGTGGTGGTGCTGGCCGACACCGCACCCGAGGCCGACGACTACATGACCTGGAAGGACTTCCTGGCATCGGGGGAGGGGACATCCGCCGAGCAGGTACGGTCACGGGCCGACGCGGTCCCGGCCTCCGCGCCCTCCGACATCATCTACACCTCGGGCACGACGGGCCGCCCCAAGGGCGCCGTCATCAGCCACGCCCAGACCCTGCGCTGCTACGCGATCTGGAGCGAGCTGGCAGGTCTGCGCGAGGGCGACCGCTATCTGATCGTGAACCCGTTCTTCCACACCTTCGGCTACAAGGCGGGCATCATCGCGTGCCTGATGCGGGGCGCGACGATGGTCCCGCAGCCGGTCTTCAACGTGGACACGGTCCTCGCCAACATCGCCGCCGAACGCATCTCGGTCCTGCCCGGCCCGCCCACGCTCCACCAGTCCCTGCTGGACCACCCGGCCCGTTCCTCCCACGACCTGTCGGCCCTGCGCCTGGTGGTGACGGGGGCGGCGGTCGTCCCCCTCCAACTGGTGGAACGGCTCCGCACGGAGCTGCACATCGCCACGGTCCTGACCGCCTACGGCCTCTCCGAGGCGAGCGGCATCGTCACGATGTGCCGCCGCGGCGACCCGGCCGAGGTGATCGCCTCGACCTCGGGCCGGGCGATCCCGGGCACGGAACTCCGCGTGCTGGCCGCCCCCGGCGAACCCGGCGAGATCCTGGTCCGCGGCTTCCACGTCATGAGCGGTTACTTCGAGGACCCGGAGACCACGGCCGCCACGATCACCTCGGACGGCTGGCTGCACACGGGCGACGTGGGCATCCTCGACGAGGACGGCAACCTGCGCATCACGGACCGGATCAAGGACATGTTCATCGTCGGCGGCTTCAACGCCTACCCCGCGGAGATCGAACAGCTCCTGGGCCTGCACCCGGACGTCGCCGACGTCGCGGTGATCGGCGTCCCCGACCCGCGCCTCGGCGAGGTCGGCAAGGCGTACGCGGTGCGCCGGCCGGGTGCGACGGTGACGGCGGACGACCTGATCGCA